The following coding sequences lie in one Zingiber officinale cultivar Zhangliang chromosome 2B, Zo_v1.1, whole genome shotgun sequence genomic window:
- the LOC122048484 gene encoding zinc finger MYM-type protein 1-like — MGKDNRCFREVWFKDRDWLEYSVSKDAAFCFWCYLFRPSNIGFGGDDVFTRSGFINWKKAIEKFNEHVGGVGSAHNEARIQFEGFKNQRQSVEYSFSSGKHELEVAYRKRLTSILKVIRFLLLQGLPFRGHDESSTSSNRGNFLELLKWYSSECPEVAAVVGMNAPGNNQMIAPKIQKQLVNACAVETTNAILAYLGDRWFTLLLDEARDCSVKEQMTVVIRYVNKHGEVIERFMVVVYVATTTAACLKETIDSLFAKYDLSVARLRGQGYDGASNMSGEFNGLKSLIMKENSYALYVHCFAHQLQLVVVAVAQANQYVCDFMWIVGSIVNTSASSCKRADKLRQLEHDRKVKLLERGEISSGRGLNQETSLARPGDTRWGSHHSTLCRIEQMWQSVIEVLQNLIDDGDHSSKGLSRTLVERMERYEFVFILLLMKHILAITNHLSTVLQEKDQNIVNAMRLINNVKCKLQKLRDSGWDILLEDMKKFCNTHSIEIINMTDNINSRSRLKRDGKNVIDIILQEMDSCFSETTTDLLIYMSCLDPRNSFSRFDVQKLVRLAHFYEDDFSWNERMLVEQELETYIDDVRSDERFEGISDLGALAKKMIETMKNRVFPLVYRMIELTLLLPVATAIVERVFSVMNIVKTDLRNRIGDEWMNDSLVVYIEKDVFNTVDNEPILQRFQNMESRRMQLSCIC; from the exons ATGGGTAAAGACAATAGATGTTTCAGAGAGGTTTGGTTTAAAGACCGTGATTGGTTGGAGTATAGTGTTTCAAAGGATGCAGCCTTTTGTTTCTGGTGTTATCTTTTTAGACCTAGTAATATAGGGTTTGGAGGAGATGATGTGTTTACGAGATCTGGTTTTATTAATTGGAAAAAAGCAATTGAAAAATTCAATGAGCATGTAGGTGGAGTTGGTAGTGCACACAATGAGGCAAGAATACAGTTTGAGGGtttcaagaatcaaagacaaagtGTAGAGTATTCATTTTCATCGGGGAAACATGAGCTTGAAGTTGCTTATCGCAAACGCTTGACttccattttaaaagtaattcgatTTTTGTTGTTACAAGGATTGCCTTTTCGGGGACATGATGAGTCTTCGACATCATCCAATAGAGGCAATTTTTTAGAATTGCTCAAATGGTATAGCTCAGAGTGTCCAGAAGTTGCGGCAGTTGTTGGAATGAATGCACCtggaaataatcaaatgattgcccCAAAAATTCAAAAGCAATTGGTGAATGCTTGTGCAGTTGAGACCACAAATGCTATTCTAGCTTATCTTGGAGATAGGTGGTTCACTTTACTACTTGATGAGGCTCGTGACTGTTCAGTGAAAGAGCAAATGACAGTTGTTATTAGATATGTGAACAAACATGGAGAGGTGATTGAACGATTTATGGTTGTAGTTTATGTTGCAACAACTACAGCTGCTTGTTTAAAGGAGACAATCGACTCTTTATTTGCTAAGTATGATTTGTCAGTGGCGAGATTGAGgggtcaaggatatgatggtgcttCAAATATGTCTGGAGAATTTAATGGCTTAAAGTCACTGATAATGAAAGAAAATTCGTATGCATTgtatgttcattgttttgctcatcaactccagctaGTGGTTGTAGCTGTTGCTCAAGCAAATCAATATGTTTGTGATTTCATGTGGATTGTTGGTTCGATTGTAAACACATCTGCATCATCTTGCAAAAGGGCCGACAAACTTCGACAACTTGAACATGACAGAAAAGTTAAACTTCTTGAAAGAGGAGAGATTAGTTCTGGTAGAGGACTAAACCAAGAAACTAGTCTAGCTAGACCTGGAGATACACGATGGGGGTCTCATCATTCAACTTTATGTCGTATTGAACAAATGTGGCAATCTGTTATAGAGGTTCTTCAAAATTTGATTGATGATGGTGATCATTCTTCTAAGGGTTTAAGTAGAACTTTGGTTGAAAGAATGGAGAGGTATGAATTTGTGTTTATTCTACTATTGATGAAACATATATTGGCAATCACAAATCATTTGTCAACCGTTCTACAAGAGAAAGATCAAAATATTGTGAATGCGATGCGTTTGATCAATAATGTGAAATGCAAATTACAAAAGTTGAGAGATTCTGGATGGGATATTTTACTTGAGGATATGAAGAAGTTTTGTAACACTCATTccattgaaataattaatatgaCAGATAACATCAACAGTCGTAGTCGTTTGAAGAGAGATGgaaaaaat GTTATCGATATTATTCTACAGGAGATGGATAGTTGTTTCTCTGAAACAACTACAGATTTGttgatttatatgtcatgccttgatCCTAGGAACTCGTTCTCTAGATTTGATGTACAGAAGTTAGTGCGTCTAGCTCATTTTTATGAggatgatttttcttggaatgaGCGTATGTTGGTTGAACAAGAGCTTGAAACATATATTGATGACGTCAGATCAGATGAACGATTTGAAGGCATTTCAGATTTGGGAGCTCTTGCAAAGAAAATGATTGAAACAATGAAGAACCGTGTATTTCCTTTGGTTTATCGGATGATTGAGCTAACCTTACTTCTTCCAGTTGCTACTGCAATCGTTGAAAGAGTGTTTTCGGTAATGAATATTGTCAAAACAGATTTGCGAAACAGGATTggagatgaatggatgaatgaTAGTTTGGTAGTCTATATCGAGAAAGATGTTTTTAATACTGTCGACAATGAGCCAATTTTACAACGTTTTCAGAACATGGAATCTCGAAGAATGCAATTGTCATGTATTTGTTAG
- the LOC122049326 gene encoding protein BIG GRAIN 1-like, with the protein MERWAKDRSVDGHRSRSFSATLLAAIDRSIDVSDGGGDPDSSTAPAYRSTAKLKRDPASLPGRSDCGGRSFSSSSYDLDLMAIRPIRTAASLPPTPRGTSTAAPHRQEAKKLISTQSKVPNSGRRKEPSSPGARLAGFLNFLFADSATGKPRKPKSKSVSGDGEAPTCSCASSSFSRRCQAKTSSTGGQPASVGITLDGRRRGSEGDKASWVTSAEEAKGKGKVREAVRKKVEELLRREAKEEEATSDSSSDLFELEDLTVTRGRGHDKECAR; encoded by the coding sequence ATGGAAAGATGGGCGAAGGATCGGTCAGTCGACGGTCACCGGAGCCGGTCCTTTTCCGCAACGCTGCTCGCCGCCATCGACCGGTCCATCGATGTGTCCGACGGAGGCGGAGATCCCGACTCCTCCACCGCTCCGGCCTACCGATCCACCGCGAAGCTGAAGCGCGATCCGGCGAGCTTACCCGGTAGATCCGACTGCGGCGGTCGCTCGTTCTCCTCTTCGTCCTACGATCTGGATTTGATGGCGATAAGGCCAATCCGAACCGCGGCCTCCCTTCCGCCTACGCCGCGGGGCACCTCGACGGCGGCGCCCCACAGGCAGGAGGCGAAGAAATTGATCTCGACCCAGAGTAAGGTTCCAAACTCGGGGCGACGGAAGGAGCCATCATCGCCAGGGGCACGCCTGGCCGGCTTCCTGAACTTCCTCTTCGCCGATTCCGCCACAGGGAAGCCGAGGAAACCAAAATCCAAGAGTGTATCCGGCGACGGCGAAGCGCCGACCTGCTCCTGTGCGTCGTCGTCTTTCTCCCGGAGGTGCCAGGCCAAGACGTCGTCGACGGGGGGACAGCCGGCATCAGTTGGCATTACGCTGGACGGCCGGCGGAGAGGGAGCGAGGGCGATAAAGCCTCATGGGTGACGTCGGCGGAGGAGGCGAAGGGGAAGGGGAAAGTGAGAGAGGCGGTGCGGAAGAAGGTGGAGGAGCTCTTGAGGagggaagcaaaggaagaggaggCAACGAGCGACTCGAGCTCTGATCTGTTTGAGCTGGAGGATCTGACGGTTACCAGAGGAAGAGGCCACGACAAGGAGTGTGCCAGATGA